In Camelus ferus isolate YT-003-E chromosome 33, BCGSAC_Cfer_1.0, whole genome shotgun sequence, the genomic stretch CAGAGAAGGGGGCAGAGGTGGGTGCCATTGGGTGTGGACAGAGAGCTAGTGAAACAGGACCAGGACAAGTCACTGGCCAGCTCGGACgtgtttgtatttctcttttcttagctCAGTGAGTACTGGGTATGTGTCACACTGCCAAATCCCCAATCACAAGTCTCCATGAACGGGCGGTGAGCTGGGATAATAAAACCCCTGACATCACCATTCCAGAAGCTTCACAAGCCTGCGTATATAAGGGGCCGGCTGGAGCTGCAGCTGAAGGAGCTGACCAGCCGGCTGACCCCCCACACTCACCTGGCCACCATGGACATCGCCATCCACCACCCCTGGATCCGCCgccccttctttcctttccactcCCCCAGCCGCCTCTTTGACCAGTTCTTTGGGGAGCACCTGTTGGAGTCTGATCTCTTCCCAACTACTACTTCCCTGAGCCCCTTCTACCTTCGGCCACCCTCATTTCTGCGGGCACCCAGCTGGATTGACACTGGGCTCTCAGAGGTAAGTCTCCCCTCTGCCAGGACAGGAGAGTTCATTTTGGAAGCGTCTGCAtccactttccttttcctccctgcctAAATCTGGCTCTGTCTAAGTGTCTCAAGTGTCATAGGCACTTGTGTGTCTCACAGTGAAACAAGATGAGGTCCCTAGTTCTGCTCTGCCTCAGTGCCAGTGCATCTGATGTGCCTTTGTATCCTACTGATTACATTTTCCCCATGTGCTATGCATAGTACTCTGTGTTCCTTATCTCCTAAGTAGGATGTCCTTTCTGGTTTGATTTATAAGGATCTACAGGGGAAAAGCTGCCTTCAGACACCTTCGCTCACTCTTCTAATATCTCACACTCCTGACAAATATTGTCATCTCAAACTTCAGAGCCAGGAGACAGTGCTACCTCattctgaggttttttttatCCTCGCTGCGTGGAGCTGGACACAGCAACcactattttcttcctttctagtccCTCTTTTATGATTTTCCGAGTTTCTCAGGGCTGTGACAGGGCACTGGCCTGGGTTCAAGCCTAATGAGGAAAGAATGTAGGTTTAGTCTTGGGACCCCCACCCCAACGACTTGTCCTAAAAGGGTGGGAGAATGGGGTGAACAAAAAAGGGTGACAGAAGCTGTCAGAGATAACACtctggtttaaaaatattcaagtgtGAGTAAACAGGAGCTGAGTGGGTGAGGGCTTTGGAAGGACAGTCAGAGCCAGCAGAACATTCCAGAGTGAGTGGGTGGGAAACTTGGCAGAGAcctgagaaagaagaaggggCCTTTGTCTCACAGACAAACGACAAGGCCAGGCATTAGGtcagagcagcagcagaagccaTGTCCAGTCTCATCCTTGTGATCTGTCCCCTGGGTGGCCTGTCTTCTTCCCTGTCCCTGTAAATAAAGTTAGGGTCTGATGACCAAGTGTTGTACCTGGGGTACCACTGTGGTAGCTTTTCTGAACGAGAGAGCCATGTTTACTCACAAAGGGATTTTTAGccaaaaagagaagaataaactACCTGGACATAAAGTAAGTTTGCAGAATAATGATACTGTACTAGTGTAATCCACACTCCTACCATCCTTTCTcctaccctctccccaccttGCTATTTCTAGATGCGTCTGGAGAAGGACAGATTCTCTGTCAACCTGGATGTGAAGCACTTCTCCCCTGAGGAActcaaggtcaaggtgctgggaGATGTGATTGAGGTGCACGGCAAACATGAAGAACGCCAGGTAAGTAGCTGGCTTTCTCTTCTGCTCACTCATCCAGTGCGCACTATATGCCAGATACTGCCATCAGCTTCTGAGGCTGGCAACATTCCAGTCCTAAGCCATAAGAGTCTTGGAACAGGCATAGAcctattgttattgttgttaaaaGTTATTGTGTTGGCTAGAGAAGTgatctttgttgtttgttttgattttattgcCTTAAGAAGGATGGATGAGATGTTAACTTCCCACTTAAGCCAGGGGTTCTCAACCTTGGTCATGTTAAAATTAccagaggaatttaaaaaaatcccaattgTCAGGCATATCCCAGGTcagttaaattagaatttttaggggtggaacccaggcatcaggatttttaaaatctccctaGGGAATTCTAATATACAGTCAGTCAAGATTGAAGACTGCTGATTTAGGAACAGTGGTTGTTAGACATCTGGTTGCTTTACATAGTTACATTAACTGTGTGGCCCCAGAAGGCCCTTGAACTGAGGACTTTTCTTTTAGATGTTTAGAAACCTACTTCTTTTTAGCCCATCTTAATGCTGAACTATGTGGTTTGCCTAAGTTTCAGAACTGTACTTAGCTCCTGATAATACCCTAGACCCATGTGGAAATCAGTTAATTGAGAACCTGTCTGGATAAATGATTGAGATTCAGCAGATACAAGGGTTAAGGTCAATTACTCTTTAGCAGAATTCTAAAGAATTGAATAGCTTCTCATTACTttctgggagtttttttttttttgtggttttgtttgtttgtttgtttgagtttgCTCCCTACTGATTAGTGATAACTCGGAAACTTGTGCATCAAACAGTACAGTTTGAGGTCCTCAGgctgtttcagttttgttcatATGATTTAACTTTAGTTCATAGTCTCCCTGGATGGAGTCCTTTTATTATTAGTCCCACTGTTCTGGAACATTCTGGAACATTCCTGAAGAGTCAGGACAatttctgggcttcctcagggacTCAAATCTTCAATGTCAGGTGACATTCCATATCTTGTAGGCCCAACAAATTATCTAAACCTTTGGGAAATACCTCTGAACGCATCCATGCCTTAGGGCTTGGAAAGATATGAAGTTTTGGCTGTTCAATATTCTCAGACTCTCACTGGTAGGAGAGACAGCCTAGGAAATTTCATGTTAGCCCCAAACAGAACAGCCACTTAGCTTTTCCTCATGTTGCCATGCATCTGGTCACACCTAAAGGGAAGGAGAATGTCTGAGTTCTACGCAAGTGGTGTTATTTCCTGttctcatctctgcctcttcccttaTTCTCTTGGATCAGGATGAACATGGTTTCATCTCCCGGGAGTTCCACAGGAAATACCGGATCCCAGCTGATGTGGACCCTCTCGCCATTACTTCATCCCTGTCATCTGATGGGGTCCTCACTGTGAATGGACCAAGGAAACAGGCCTCTGGCCCTGAGCGCACCATTCCCATCACCCGCGAAGAGAAGCCTGCTGTCACTGCAGCCCCCAAGAAGTAGATGCCCTTTCtctaatgcattttttaaaacaaaatttccccACCAGTGAATGAAAATCTTGTGACTAGTGCTGAAGCTTATTAATGCTAAGGGCAGGCCCAAATTATTAAGCTAATAAATATCATTCAGCAACAGATAACTGTCTTGTGTTTGAATATTCCATATTAATCATCACATTATGAGCTAGGGGGTTCTAAGGTTACTTGAGTCAGAATGACGGTCTCCAACACTTACTAATGGTATAAGTttagcaagtcacttaaactttATGGTCTTTAGGTCTTCCATTTATAACACAGGGTattgatttttgcatttgttgTAAGAAgtaaattaaggagaaaaaataggTAAAGCCCTTGGCAGAGTTCAAGGAATATtagttcctctctcttctccctctgatTTTGTCCCCGAGTTCCAAAAATAAATCTGAAGTCTGGGTGACAATGCATAAAAGGCCTTAGTGTATCTCTGAAATTAATCATGTCACCAGGAAGGAGATGGCGCCCTCAACTTTATTTGACATTTTCCTACTGATAAGCATTGCCTTCAGATGATTTCACAAGGGTGATAAATAAGACAGGTGATTATCACCAAACAAGCCTCTCAGGTGTAGTCTCCAAATTAGCCAGTAAACACCTATTAAAACTAAGACTGGGAAATATACAATTCCTTGATCCACCATTTTAAACAAAGACATGTTACTCTGCAAAATACCTCTATTTCACTTTTGCGAGTCTAGACAAACTTCTGATTCAATTAATGAAAAATAGCCCTGGTGTAGGTTATCTGGCATAAATGCTTAGAGACAACTCGTCACGTCTGCAGCAGCTTCCAGGTGATTTCTGATTTCTCACAAGGATGCTTACCTTAGCAAAACCTACAGTTGGGGACTGgctatgctttaaaaatattattcatgaAATAATTGCTGAAAGTTCTCACGATGCAGGGGTGTGGAGCTAGGACTATTTACATTGCAAATCTATATAggttcaaaatgttttctcttaaaaaacaaattcctaaTAGTCTGAAATGCTGTGATCTAGCCAGGAGTCAGGTTTCTCTAAACTTAGAGCCAATTTTTATGACACTGTTGATTGCTTACGTAACCTATTTGCCACCGTCAGTCTTGCCAACAGCACCCCTGATTGGTTTAGGTATCCATCATATCCGTCCTAGCCACGTGCTTCAGGAAAGTGAATGAACGCTCCAGCCATagttgatcaattttttttttcacagttgatATATCTTCAACAGTCCAAGTAAATTATGGAAGTTTTCTTCCCTCAGTAGGGATTAGTCTTGAAAGGGCTACAACCCAATTACGGTcaatgagacaggagagaagttTGCTGGAGATGCTTCTAGAAAAgccttttaccttttaaaaagactatgggggagagagagagaaggagggatggaggagggagatggagagagagacagagacagaaagagattgatttttttctcttcctctggatGTTGGAGTATGAGAATGTGATGCTCAGTGCTTTACCCTTTTaaaactatcattttttaaagaataaatctgGGAAATATACGTACAGTCCACACACATAATTTCAGTAAGATGTAACGCTTAGAAACCAAACGGATGTTTTGCCTAAGGGTTTGGGAATGATACAGATTTTCATGCttagaaaaattctattttatacttcacattttatttgaattttgcaCCAGATTTGATCTTTCTTCTGAAGATTTACAATGACTATTCACTCAACAGTTacttgagtgtctactatgtgccagctacaaaaataatatatgttttcTGTCCTAACACAATTAAGAATTGAGCAGAAGAACAGACAAGTAAAAAgacaattctaaaattctaagacACTTTTTCAAGATGCTACAATGTCCATTCAAAATGTCTGATATGAGGATCCTTAAGAGAAATACCTACTCTGGACATGGAAGGAATCCTGGAGATTGTTCTGcctgattaattttttaacagttttattgagataccaTTCACTTACTACACTATTCACCCACTGAAAGTATACAACTTaatggtttttatttatatttatggagttgtaCATCTATTACCACAATTAATTTTAGGACATTTCACTAGCCAAGAAGATAACTTACACCCATTAGTTATCACCTTCCAATGCCCACCCCTCAATGCTAGGCAAttgccattctactttctgtctctataggtttgcttattttagatatttcatatgaatggaatcatacaatatgggGGCCTTTGTGACTAGCTTCATTCATTGAGcagaatgttttaaagtttccTCCATGTGGttacatgtatcagtacttcacttctttttattgccaaatcatattttattacatGGATCTACTGTATTTTATTcacccattcatcagttgatggacatctgggttacttccactttttgtctattatgaataatgctcccATGAACACTCATGGaccagtttttgtgtggacttatcttttcatttttcttgagtgTATATCTAGCAGTGGAATTAATTGCTGGACCCTATGGTAACACTCTGTCTAGCCTTTTGAGGtactgtcagactgttttccaaagcagttgccATTTAAAATTCCCACCAGTGGTGTACGAAGGTTCCAGTTTCTTGATATCTTCGCTAACAGTTAtcatcatttatctttttgattatagtcattcTAGTGGGTATCTGAATTCTTAATGGTTTATAGGACTCAGCAAggtgaagagggaagaaaatgcatCCAGAAGGGGGAACAGCTTGAAGTGCCCAGGTATTTATGTTTGGACGGAGCACTAGAAACATGAGAGGAAATGGAGATGAGGCAAGAGTTAGAAAGGGTTTCTGCTAAGgagtttggaatttattttgaaggCTATAGAAGCCAGTGAAAGGTTTTAACCAAATGAGTAGCATGATCAACTCTGCATTTTTAGACTCAGTCTGGGAACAATACAGTGATTGGTAAGTAGGGaccaaaatggaaaatagagaCACCAACCAAAAGGGTATTGCAGGAGACTGGGTAAGAAATAATGGGAAAGTGGAATACAGCAAAAATAACAGAGATGCACAAAAGAGGGGCATAATCAAGACAGAACCTGGAGATAGAATTTATAGGGCTTGGTATCTGTTTGAATGGGGAGGATGAGAAAGGGGGATTCAAAATAATTCCTTCGTTTCTGTTTTTGACAATCGTGTGAACTTATTATGTAATATAcaatactaaaaataagaaagagtggTTAAGATACATAAAAAAAAGTTCACCAAGATATGAAAtacataagaaggaaaaaatttgaGACAGAAGATTATGAATTCAATTGTAGGTATCAGGAAATTGGATCAgaataataaagatcatataTGAAAAATGCACAGCTAACGTCATACTCAATGGTAAgactgaaagcctttcctctaagacTAGGgtcaagacaaggatgtccacttttACCACTTATAGTCAATATATTATTGCAAGTTCTAGctagagcaattagacaagaaaaaaaaaagtatccaaattggaaaggaaaaagtaaaactatatttacaaaagacatactacatgtagaaaaccctagagatttcaccaaaaaaaaaaaaaatcattagaactAACAAACAAGTTCAGCAACACTGCAGGATATAaaaccaacacacaaaaatcagttgcatttctatacactaacaatgaacaatccagaaagggaattaagaaaacaattccattcatGGTAGcatcaaaacatataaaatacataggaattaACTTAACTAAGGAGGCAAAAACacttgtacactaaaaactataaggcattgctaaaataaattaaagaagacacaaatggatTAGaaaacaatattgttaagataccAGTATTGCTAAAGTGATCTACCGATTCAATGGAATTCTTATGAATATCCCAGTGATgctttttgcagaaatagaaaaatccatgcTTAATATAGACCTAACAGTAGATATAATTAACTTAAATTTGACATTTaaatcttggtttaaaaaaacagatatatgaaaaattatatatatatatatatatatatatatatatatatatatatatataactgaatcactatgctgtacaccagccacaacactgtaaatcaactatacttcaatttaaaaagtgggggatagagaatattttttgtgctttatttattCAGAGAGTAAAACTGTGCTACAGTCAGCTAAATTCTTAGTTGTGCTTAGAATGTGCTCCTTCCTATAATCTACACTGGAAAAATGAACCTTCGTATTCTTTCTTAGAATCCTGGACCCTGAAATTGACATTTATGAggatgacacacacacacagagcgaTGCTCGACTTGAGGTTTTGAATAGCTCCTCGTGTAAGCTGACTTCTCTGTGCATTTGTACGGAGGGGGATCCAGCTCAGGTTGATGTCCTGGAAACCAGTGAGGCTCTCGCTTAAAtcctgagggaagagaaaagaggagtcTTAGTAAGCAATCTCACTCTTATTTCTGAGGGAAACAGACAGTGGCTGTCAAAATTGAgaaatcattcactcattcatttacttattcacttatttaattcaTTCGTATTTGAGTTCCTTCTATGTTCCAAGCACTGAGTTAGATCCTgagaataaaagaagtaaaaagaatcaTCCACCTACTATGGGTTGAAAGAGGCATTTTGCTGTTGTAGCTTGTGTCATATGTAGTTTCAAAGTAGTgtccaaactggaaagaaaaagtaatagaTTGAAAACACAGGAGTCTATAACCAATATTGGGAAATAAAGGGCACAATGACATGAATCCTAACAGGCTCTGTCACATTTTAGATGGCCGAGAGGTCTATGTGTCGTTAGTCAGTATCCTACTAACTTTCACATCCTTTGTTTGTCTATTTAGGAGATTTAAGGGCACGATGCAGATAAATGACAAGTCTAGGTAGACAGAGACCAGGGGAGAAGCTAGCCTGACTCAGAAgaccttttatatatatatttctgtagatGAATGAGGTCCAAGAGAAGCAAGAGGAAAAGCCTGCTACCCATCCTTTTATTAccttacaataataaaatattcaacttGATAGTAAAGTGGGAGAGGGGTTCCAGCTGAGGACTGCTGCCCTCCCCTA encodes the following:
- the CRYAB gene encoding alpha-crystallin B chain isoform X1, yielding MDIAIHHPWIRRPFFPFHSPSRLFDQFFGEHLLESDLFPTTTSLSPFYLRPPSFLRAPSWIDTGLSEMRLEKDRFSVNLDVKHFSPEELKVKVLGDVIEVHGKHEERQDEHGFISREFHRKYRIPADVDPLAITSSLSSDGVLTVNGPRKQASGPERTIPITREEKPAVTAAPKK
- the CRYAB gene encoding alpha-crystallin B chain isoform X2, translated to MTKCCTWGTTVVAFLNERAMFTHKGIFSQKEKNKLPGHKMRLEKDRFSVNLDVKHFSPEELKVKVLGDVIEVHGKHEERQDEHGFISREFHRKYRIPADVDPLAITSSLSSDGVLTVNGPRKQASGPERTIPITREEKPAVTAAPKK